TTCGGAATAGATAACTTTTAAATTATGAGCAATGCAAAAATATCCATACGTTTTTTTGACGACCGCGAAGTGCGAGCCGTTTGGGACGAACAAAACGCCAAGTGGTGGTTTAGTGTGTTGGATATAGTTGCTTTGCTTACCGACCAAGACGATTACACCAAAACCCGTAACTATTGGAAATATCTTAAAGCGAAGTTGAGGAAAGAAAACAGCCAAGTGGTTAGTGCCACTACCCAGTTGAAACTCATCGCACCTGATGGCAAAAAGCGTTTAACTGATATGTTGGATTACACCGGTATTATTGCCTTAGGTAAAGAATTTCCGGGCAAAAAGGCAAACCGATTTATTGAATGGTTTACATACAGTGATGAAAGCATAGACGGAAAA
This genomic interval from Bacteroidales bacterium contains the following:
- a CDS encoding cell filamentation protein Fic, whose translation is MSNAKISIRFFDDREVRAVWDEQNAKWWFSVLDIVALLTDQDDYTKTRNYWKYLKAKLRKENSQVVSATTQLKLIAPDGKKRLTDMLDYTGIIALGKEFPGKKANRFIEWFTYSDESIDGKSKSKAYAMFESSFINSIEVGTTKGLQQIHAYLFGGLYDFAGQIRQKNISKGGFQFAVSRFLGDTLKQIEAMPETTFD